A genomic window from Nicotiana sylvestris chromosome 11, ASM39365v2, whole genome shotgun sequence includes:
- the LOC138880855 gene encoding uncharacterized protein, translated as MLKQIQVNISLIDALKEMPGYVKMMKDLMSRKFNFQYLAAVTLTQTHSAVVTRPVAEKLSDPGSFTIPCNIGNFAFAKALCDLWASINLIPLAIYKRLGIGRARPTSMLLQLADKTVKRPSGILDDVLIRGREICVSCRFCDSRLQGG; from the coding sequence ATGTTGAAACAAATTCAGGTAAATATATCATTGATTGATGCATTaaaggagatgcctggttatgtaaaaatgatgaaggacttgatgtcccgaaaattcAATTTCCAATACTTGGCCGCAGTGACTCTTACTCAGACCCACAGTGCTGTGGTAACTAGACCAGTTGCTGAGAAGCTGTCTGACCCAGGGAGTTTTACAATTCCCTGCAACATTGGTAACTTTGCTTTTGCCAAGGCACTTTGTGATTTGTgggctagcataaatcttattcccctggcgatttataagaggttggggattggaagagctagacccacatctatgttgttgcagctagCGGACAAAACCGTTAAAAGACCCTCTGGTATCTTGGATGATGTATTGATTCggggtagggaaatttgtgtttcctgcagattttgtgattctagattgcaaggtggatga